The Paroedura picta isolate Pp20150507F chromosome 2, Ppicta_v3.0, whole genome shotgun sequence sequence TCTTTGCGAGATTTCTGCTTGTCAAAGTCAGGCAGCCGTTAAAAGCAcatgaagatcccccccccccgccccccgctagCAGAGCCAGACCCACCTTGCTGTGCCGAGTCATGGCTGAGACCAAGGATGAGGAGCATGTCTCAGCAACTGACAACGTGGATGATTCTAACCGCCCAGAGCTATAAAGaatgagcggtataaaaatccaaataaataaataaataaaccgtgACCCCCAGTTGGAGCCCTTCGTTTCCCTTCCTGAGCAAGAAATCAAAATTCTGAAATAAGATGAGGAAGATGTGTGCAAAACTGCATCAGAAAACAATCATCCTGAATGGAAAGAGCAAGGCGCCGGTGATGTAAAACTCCTGAAGCACAAAGAGAAGGGGACCGTTCACCTCTTGATGAGGAGAGATAAAACCTTAAAAATCTGTGCAAATTATACCTTTGATGGAGGTGAAGCCTAACGCTGGGAGTGACAGGGCATGGTGTGGAATACTTTGCAGATTACAGCTCCAAACCTGAACTTATGGCAATTCATTTTTAAGTGCAGAAAATGCACAGAAATTCAAGGCAAAATttgaaggatttatttatttatttatttatttatttgatttctatactgttcttccatatggctcagggcagtttacatacaacatgggggatacatggaacgaattagtacataacataaacaaatacaacaacaacaacccaataacacaatttcagtgatcataaacaatacaacaggaacggaacccagccaaggcctccgagaggacagactggttcaggccatggaaggatgtctgaggggggacctgttgatagtctcaggcaaatgcaaaaaatcccttttgcaggccctgcagaattttgggagtttgggcagggccctgatctcttcagggagctcgttccaccaggcgggggccaggatggaaaaagttctggccctcgttgaagacTGACGTacttctttcgggccagggatcattagccagttggcattggcacagcgtaatgctcttttggtgGTATAggtggtctcttaggtacactgggcccagaccacgtatggccttgaaggtaagaaccaaaaccaattttcttgaaaagatctctggtcctccctaatctattgttttcttctatttgtttgcactgttcatttaagaaggcatctcttctagcttttctctggaattcagcgttcagttgggtgtatctttctctttctcccttgcctttcacttcccttctgtcctcagctatttgtaaagcttcctcagacagccattttgctttcttgcatttctttttctttgggatggttttagttgctatctcttgtacaatgttgcgaacctccagctacctattattcaactgccccaaatttcagatgttctaTCAttatcagagggggggggggggggttataggaaaactgaagtatctgtacatcgatgagaaacatctagtgaaaatgttgttgagtgtaaaggagccttctcagatagtggaccttgcaaaaacACTATCAATGATCTCGAGAAccaatctatctctgctgcagaccGGCTTTACGACATAAGGCTTTATTATTGTTGTCCATTTGTCTATGCCTGGAATTTGTTtctgatttaaattttgttttatgtatatcaaatcttatgccaataaagatatctGAATCTGAATGTTAGTGCCAATAAAGTTGCTGAGAAATTAGAAGAACTTTCTGTAAAGGAGAACAAAGAACCAAAAAATAAAGAAGTGAAGGCAGAAACTGACAAAAGCAATACATTGTCTTGGGccttgtattttctttttctcaaCTTCAGAAAAATTACAAGGGCATTTATAAAAGAACTGCATTACAACATTCAGAGTTTTTTTCTAAGCTTTTGTCCTTTTTGATGAGCTCTTCAGAAAAAATCCATTCCCCAGTCATGAAAATGTACTGTGCTAAACTTTCTTTTCCATAGTGGAAACAGTCATCCGAGAGTGAATAAAGTGAATAAAGCTTTGAAAAATGGTTACTGGAGGACAGAAATGAGTTTTTCTGTATGATTCAGATGTGTGACTGCAGTGGTACAACTGATTCTTACCTATAGGAAAGGTGCAAGTAATAAAGATTTTTCTTGTATGTTGTGTCTGAAAGCTGTAATGACTGAAACCAAGATACTTTTAATGCTGAGATTTGTTTTCCCTTGTCATTAAAACCTAGAGTGGGCAGATATGTAAATCTTTGCTTTTCCATTTGAAATAACTGCATTCTATTTTGAGGTGTGCTCATTTAATTCCACCCCCCTTTTCAAAAATCCTAGTGCATACTGTTGATGCAGTATTTGCTGTGTGATGTTTGACTTTTCACCCTTGACATCCACAGAATATCTTTGGAACTTTCTTTTTAGAACAGGGGAAATACTCCAACCATTCTTCCCTTTAAGAGACTCTTGCCCCTGTATTTGGTATCAGTGTATTTGAAAGTTAAAGGGTCTTCTCGGTCTCTCTTCAGATACCCTCTTAGCCACCCTAAGTGAATTCTTATATTGTCAAAGGGAGAGGTGATGATCACCAaactaattcaaaataaattaagcttaataatttaaaaaagcaCATGAAGCaccttagaagaaaaaaaaacaaacccttggCAATTTgtagtctaataataataatcacacaGGGTTGCAGGTCACTGCATAGTGACGACAGACGTGCTGAATTCTTCAAATCAACAGCTACATCACCTGCAGTCCCCTTACTTAAAAAGCTCTATGCTTAttatggggatggggggagataaAGAGAGATCCAGAAGCACATGAAATGCGAACGTTTATTTCCAGCCTCAGCTCGTCGTAGGAGTCAGAGATCGCCGACGAAGAGGAAAGGCTAGAGCGGCAGCTACGCGTGAGGCGGCGGCGAGCCGGGGATCTCTCTAGTTCTAACCCGGCCTATAGCGAGAGAACGTCCGCTTAGGCGGTCCTCTGGGCCTCCTCCAGCGGCCGTCCTGCCCCTCCGTCTCTATGGCGCTGTCTCCATGGAGACGGAAAAGGGTGCTGCGAGGTAAGAGAGGGGCGCGGAGGGCAGCGTTCGGCTTTTCTTTTCGTCGGCGGCCCGTTGTTCGTCCAGTCTCGTCGCAGGGCTGTGTTCAGGCCACCTTCCCGCCTTGACTTGGCGGGTGGAGGCCATGTTATTGCCTCAGGAAAGGGAGCTTCGTAAAAGGAGGGAATTAAATGCGGCAGACAGCGGGGAGAACAAGGACCAGATCTCCGACCAAGCACGTGCGAGACAAGATCCGGATTctatggtggtgtgtgtgtgtgtgtgtgagatgagCTGTGTTGTTCTGCTTCAGCAATAGTAAAGAGCTTTGTGCACTGAAAAGTGCAGGGTCAGTGCTAGGTTAAGCCTAGATCTAGCGCTGTTTGAATAGGTGCCTCCACTGGTTTTCTCACTGTCTGGCTGGTTACCTTTTCATGGAAGTGCTAGGCTGTGTGTGACCTAACCCAGATTTGTAGCACCTGGCATTTGAAAATGAGCACTGATGCGGTACTTCTTGCTTATGCTGCATAACAGCTTGCCACTTGTTTATGCTCGTTTTTGCCTCCATCTCTGCCACTTGTGTGCTGCACAATGTTCTTGTGTCATCAGCTTTTTTCTTCAAAGTTCTGTGTGTGACTTTGTTCCATTCATGTTCTTTCTGTCTCTGACTTTTCATCTATGTCAGCTCTGTAGGTAGGTTTTGGAGTAAGGTGGTGATATGCTCTCGTTGATTGTGATCCCAGAATAAGCAAAACCCCATTCATGGCCTTTGAATTCTCATAATGGAAGGGGCTTCATTTCTGTGTTTGAAATTAGGCTCATCATATTTCAATTTTACCGTATAGTCCAAATATGTGTGCTTATACTGCTTAGCATATTAAGCGGGCCAGGATTTTCTGCAGTCTTATGAAGGAGCTGTTTCACTAGCCAATTACTATTCAGTGTTTCTTGTATCCTTTTACAGGTTTGATAACTCAAGTCTTACAAAGCCAACAGTGATAGTACTTCATTGAGAAGTTTATGTTCCCCTGTTGAGTATGAGCTGGCAGTGTTTCCTGGGATGCAAACACTGAAGTCCCACAATTGCAGGCAAGGAAGATGCTCCAGACCAGTAGTTATAGTCTGGTACTCACCTTGCAGTTCTTACTGCTGTTCTATGATCTCTTTGTCAACTCCTTCTCAGAACTGCTGCGCATGGCCCCTGTCATCCAGCTTGTGCTGTTCATGTGAGTATGGCAGAATTACATATGCTTgtgtttactatttatttattgtttgaataTATGCACAATATTTCAAGTGCCACTTAGGGTTGCATAAAGAATCACAGGTTCAAATCACAGGTTCAAACTGTTAGGTCTGAACTTTTAGGTAGGTGTTCACATCTAATCTAATAACTACATATTAGTCTCTGGTACAAAGTACCTTTAACTAAAGTTGGTTCATCAGCTGAGGGCCTTCATAGAAAATGTGACATGCACTGCAATGTTTAGTAACGTGATACCTCTCTAAATAAATGTACTGTAATCTCATCCATATTAGATTATTGAAATGTGGTCTACATGTTGCTACCTATGAAGACAGCTCAGAACTACAATTGCAGCAACTAAAATAGGAGGGAACATGTTTTGCCAAAGAGCTCCACTGGCTACCAGTTCAGTTTAAGATACAGTTCAAAGTGCTGACTCTTTTACAAGTGAGATAACTTGGATGAacattaaagataaaggtatcccttgtgcaagcaccgagtcatgtctgacccttggggtaacgccctccagcgttttcatggcagactcaatacggggtggtttgccagtgccttccccagtcattaccgtttaccccccagcaagctgggtactcattttaccgacctcggaaggatggaaggctgagtcaaccttgagccggctgctgggattgaactctcaacttcatgggcagacagcttcagacagcatttctgctgctttaccactctgtgccacaagaggctcatggatgAGCATTAGTAACTGTGTTTTctcacacttccccccccccccccccatttgacatAAGAGAGAACATAATAAAGTTTAGGCTTCTTGTCCCCTAAATTATGTGTTGAAATTACACCACTTGGGAATTTCTTGAAGGAATAGATAGATTATTACAAATTCCTAAAACACAGTGTAGCATCAAGAATAGCAGATCTTTTATTACTCTGGCATATATGTGAAGGATTGACTGTTTCCCTATGAGCCTGCTCAGTTTGGAGATCTTTTCAAGCCTTTTTACCTTCACTTTGAGAGATGGATGGTTACACACAACAGTTTCTGCTTGGGCTCCTTGGGCTCCTATGGAATTATCAGCCATACCCATTCACCTGGTGCCTATGGAGCTGAATTTAAGGCACCAGctgatattgtttttatttaccGAGACTTTTGTTGAGACTTTTTTTTTGCCTCTTCCTGGCATTACCTAAGGTCTGATATGTTGATGGGTGGACTGCAAAGCTAGGAGTGTGGAGGAGAAACAAGAGATAGGAGATGAGGCTCCAGGAAGTGATGGCAAAAGTGAATTTGCCCTGTATAATGTGTGAAATGGTTGTGAATACAGACTGTTGCTCATTAATGCTATGTATTTATAcataaaaaacatgaaaatagATCTCTGAGGCCAATTAGGTTCCTTGCTCCCAGGTAGAGAGAgattgacccatgctgaacgggGAAATGGGTTTATATTtattgtctgccatcttgttATACTATGTTATTGTCctaatatattttaatgggtcattttaaaggattttactgtattttatcaATTTTGTAAACCGTCGTGAGGCACCTGAGAGTAGCggaatataaatgaataataattaaaaaataagctTGCTTCATGATAACTGTTGTGATATTTGTTGTGGCAAATGCAGGGGGTTCCAGAAAAATACAATACATTTAGAAGTAGGTCCCACTTCAGAAAGTTTGAGGACTGGATGGTAAAAAGTTTACAGGGACATACTTAGTCTATCTGGCACTTGGGGCAGCAGATGGGTGGGGCTTAATGATGTCAGTGGGGGGCTTGaggcagtccttccttccttgatgTATGCCTGGCCAGGCTACTTGCCTGGCACTACCTGCCTTTGTCAGTCAGATGAGGCATTCCTGTTGCGCAccccccccttctgcctcttccaCTGGAGTTTGCAGGCCTGGTTCTGTGGGACTCAGCCACCCCAGGAATCTGCAAATGTTCCTCATATGCATGGAGGACATGGccagggggagccctagccaacCCTGCAGCAAGAGATGTTGCCAGGAGAGGTCCTACCACCACCCAGAGATACACGCCTGCCACTCACGTGCACGCAGGGTGCTGCCACCTGCCCCCTCATCCTCTTCTTCCCCGTCCTCTGGGCCCGCCACTTCTATGTCTAGCTCTGACTTGGGGGCTGCACCAATATGGCATCCAGGGCATGTGCTCTGCTCACCACACCTGAGATACGCTACCAATAGTTTTTATACTGTTTAATTATTATTGCTGATACTGGATTTTTTCAAttgtttgtaagctgccatgagaacATTGTGGCTTAGTAGGCACCATATGAGTGTTTTAAAGCATTAAGCACTTCAAAAGTCATGAgagctaaaaaaaacaaaaaaaaccatcTCTAAAAGTCAGGGAGTAATTTGTCTTCATGTCCTTGAATAACACTATAGTctagcatttgaagaagaagtgttggttcttatatgccgcttttctctacccgaaggaggctcaaagcagcttacagttgccttcccattcctctccctacaacagacaccctgtgaggtgggtgaggctgagagagccctgatattactgctcggttagaacagttctatcagtgctgtggcgagcccaaggtcacccagctggctgcatgtggggaagtgcagaatctaacccggcatgccagattagaagtccgcactcctaacgactacaccaaactggataaatGAGTTTGAATAAAGACTTTTACACCATGATCCTGGGTGTGATTACTCTGAAATAAGTCCCAGGGAATCCTATTTGATTTACTCCCTCATAAATGTGCTTTAGTGACATAGGCTTAGGTCCCTTGGGGAACTTgcataaaacaaaaaaagagggtGCTCATAATGTGGTCCATTATGACAGTCACTAAGTGTTCAGGCAAAGCAGACTTAAGGAAAAGTTAGTTTAAGGTAACCTTTATTTTACTGGCATGGTTACTCATAATTGTTAACCCCCGTTGGAGGGTGTGTAAAGGCATTGCTCTGTCTTTGTCTTGATTAAACTGCCTTTCTTCCTACAGCATTCAGGATATTGCTATCCTCTTCAACGTTATCATCATCTTCCTCATGTTCTTCAATACCTTCGTCTTCCAGGCTGGCCTGGTTAATCTTCTCTTCCACAAATTTAAAGGAACTATTGTCCTCTCAGCTGCATACCTTGCTTTGagcatatttttccacatctggGTTATGGTAAGGCATGATAGCATTCTGGTAATGTTTGGCTTATAAGTAAACGTGTTTGCATTAGTTATTAGTGAAGCCTGAATTCTGAAAATGGGGAACTAGGATAGCAAATAAAATATGTGTGagtgttttttatttacttactttccTACTCCTTCAGAACCTTGTGATTTTTATTAACGAGGACCTTCCAGGACAGACACAACAAAAACATAGTATTGTACAAGAGTGGAGATGGATAGGCCACAAAGACCTACTTCACTGTGGGCAGGTCTGCCAGACTCATCTCCAAATCAGCTTCCATAGTTAACAATATTTTCTTAAAATAATTGTATAGTTCCTGGTGTCTGCTCCTGCTGGCAGCTTTGGTGTGAGGTGTAGTCTAGGAACTTTGCCCGTTGCATAGGAAACTCCAGAAAAACAGAATCAGTGCTCACATTGATCCTGTTAATTATTTTCTTTGCCCACCAGCAAAGATTACCAAGACATCAAACACGTGGTCCTTTTTTCTCTTGTGCCACTGCAGGTTCTCAGTCTAGTGTCCCTCGCTCTGCACTGTTATAATTTTACGCATGAAAGTTCTATGAGTGATGTCCAATAAGTTAGATTAGGTGACCCACATACCTTAAAATCTGAAGAGCTGAAATAAGCTAAATGGAAAGCGTCTAAATGAATACAATTGTTAAATGCATTCATTTCTGTTATCAGAAACTGCATATAATCATGAAGTGGGACACTATTTCTTATGTGAAAGTACTTTCAAACCTTTCTGATTTTATGGCTGAAAGTTCATACTGTTGTGATCAGTTAAGATCCAGATACCACTGAGcgttttttaaaatcttccaaaCATAGTCTGTCCTGTGCGTGTTCTGTTCTTTGCTTTTGATAGTTCAGTTTTCTTATCTTCTATGTGTTCTTCACTCAGAGCCTCTTGTTTCAGTTATCTCACATATATTGGGCTTCTTTCAACTATACTGGTCCTTCATATAAGGCTTTAGATATATTCCTGATGTATTATAGTTCAGGTTTTGGCTTAGCAATATTGCAATATTGCCGGTCTTCATGACTGGAATAACTCATTTTAGAGATTTTTGCTTGCCTTGATTGCTTATAATTGGCATCTGGGATCCATTCAAAATAATTAACCTTGCAACGAGCACACATAGTTATTTAAATAGTCTTTTGTTTCTCACCAATGTTGTGTTGGTGTGGCACTCGATAGTTCACTATACTAAACATTCTTAGCTGTACTACATTGTTTGTCACGTTCTGCTTTCTATAGTCTTTACAAATGGATTcttatttgtatgtatgtatacatctCCTTTCAAGTAAGTTAGATTGCTAGCTTTTGTTTAAGCCTTGATTTCCTGACCCTCATTTTCTTTCGAAGTGTATTTTCCCCTGACTCCCTAGCTTTTCCTGTAGCTTTGGGAACCAACTAGTTAAAGGGATGGAAGTTATGCATATTTGGAAACACTAATTTATAAGGAAACTAGGAAGTGACAAGAAGTTGTATAGAACCTCCTTACTACTAGCCTGAGGATATATCATAGTTTCAGAACTTTTACCTAAAGCATCGCCCTTTGACTCTCCCCTATCCCAATAAGAGTTTTGTATTAggaatctttttttaaatgatgagTAGTTTGGTTCTTTAGGATAATTTTCGAGACATGCAAAAATCTAGACTTGTATCTTTACCTGTGATTCTTTTCATCTGCTATCCTAGTGTCCTGCTGACAAATTAATGTAACTGATCTCATTCACGACTATAAAAAGTGACACTATAACCACAGGTTTTGTTCACTGGGGGTGTCACTGCACAAGCACAATCCTTTCACCTGAGATGGTGCAGCGTTAACTTGTCTAGAACGGCTACATTTCATGTTTCTACAAGAGAGCATTTAAATCCCACAGTAGTGCTTGTAACACTATGAACACTATGAGCTGTGCAGTGAAAACAGTCTTTTGTAATGAAGCCACAGCAGCTCAGTACCTCCCATAAGCAGCTTGTGACATGTCACACTGTCCTATAGAGCAATAAATGTTCTACAAAATCCTCATACGGTAACATAAGGTTCCCAGCTTTCCTTCCCTCTGTCTCGGAGAAGAGGCCCACAATGACTTTTGCAGACATGTCAATTTGAGCTCTAATTAATTAAGAATTAATCAAAGCTGAGAGCCCAGGGCCCTCAGTATTTTCTGTCTTCTAGTTGGGGTTTTAGATTCCTGTGTCTGATAAAGCTGGAGTCTGTGAAGTTTTTGTTTGGATGATACTGGGATGTGAATACTCTTCTAGACAGTCAAGCAGGAGGATTTAAAAGGATTTTCCGGGGTCTGTTGTCAGGAGCTAGAATAGGTCTAAGTGTTATGTATAAATTGGCTGATCCGATTAGCCTTCTTGTACTTgctgaactgccccccccccgttgctcccaccccttccatgTGATgtctggatacttaaatctacaGGCCAGATTGATAGATTTCCACTAGAAACATGAATTTGattgggaatgttttttgactgacattccccacaatacttcacagagcctgtggcctatttatatacataaaaattgcttgataagagtataaggaatcaaccactgaagaaaaattgtgaaatggagtttatctagaaaccgttttggttggtccttaaaaaattatcaatatataaaatttattgtaccaattgctttggaaaggttctgcttttctctgtttaatTTTAATACTGGGCAAATTTATGGCTTATCTACACAGATATAATCTTTTAGAATTATTAAAGGAATTCCAATTTTCTATATGAAGATTGTGGAAATTGTGGAAATCATTTTTTAAGAAGACAGTACAAAGGTGGTACACCAAGGGATTGCATTCCCTGTATAAGTGCAAAACCCTCCTGGAAATATTGGTGCCTCTAGGATAATGAGTCCTGTGAAGACAAATATAGTGCCAGGCAGCTGGGAAGTGGCTTCCAGAGTTCTCCAAGAAGTTTGGAAGCATGGAGCTGGTGGTGCCTAATGTTCAACTGGAGTTACCTCCATTTTCAGGTGGAGCAGTACTCTGAACCCCAGTTGGACTAGTTTATCAGATTGCTGTATATTTTCTTTCTGTCC is a genomic window containing:
- the TMEM138 gene encoding transmembrane protein 138, translating into MLQTSSYSLVLTLQFLLLFYDLFVNSFSELLRMAPVIQLVLFIIQDIAILFNVIIIFLMFFNTFVFQAGLVNLLFHKFKGTIVLSAAYLALSIFFHIWVMNRRWRNSSYFVWTDGLQALFVFQRLVAVLYYYFYKRTAVHLGDPRFYQDSLWLRKEFAQVQS